One region of Arcobacter sp. CECT 8983 genomic DNA includes:
- a CDS encoding response regulator, with translation MGNLPNIKLNINEIDIMIVEDEIVLAMAIEQSLLNMGFNVTGIEKDPNKAITHVQNRFPDLVLMDINLKSKQTGIDVANMIWKRFKIPIIFLTSYSNDKTIKEALCCEPYGYLIKPCKDAELKAAINMAIHKHKYFFTNRKYLQKEEKNFLFLEDDLKYDYANSELYKNNEKIKLTKNEKKLFYILSQSPGEIISFQIISSYIWREDIYDLGKLRTLIYRLKIKLGTNLFENMYEHGYKLKVKS, from the coding sequence ATGGGAAATTTACCTAATATAAAATTAAATATAAATGAAATTGATATAATGATTGTAGAAGATGAAATCGTTTTAGCAATGGCTATAGAACAAAGTCTTTTAAATATGGGATTTAATGTTACAGGAATAGAAAAAGATCCAAATAAAGCTATAACTCATGTTCAAAATAGATTTCCTGACTTAGTTTTAATGGATATAAATCTAAAATCAAAACAAACAGGAATTGATGTTGCAAATATGATTTGGAAAAGATTTAAAATTCCAATTATTTTTTTAACATCTTATTCAAATGATAAGACTATTAAAGAAGCCCTTTGTTGTGAGCCATATGGATATTTAATAAAACCTTGTAAAGATGCAGAATTAAAAGCAGCTATTAATATGGCAATACACAAACATAAATATTTTTTTACAAATAGAAAATATCTTCAAAAAGAAGAGAAAAATTTTCTATTTTTAGAGGATGATTTAAAATATGATTATGCAAATAGTGAACTTTATAAAAACAATGAAAAAATAAAATTAACAAAAAATGAAAAAAAACTTTTTTACATACTTAGTCAAAGCCCTGGTGAAATCATAAGTTTTCAAATTATCTCTTCATATATTTGGAGAGAGGACATTTATGATTTAGGAAAACTAAGAACTTTGATTTATAGACTAAAAATAAAACTTGGAACAAATCTTTTTGAAAATATGTATGAACATGGATATAAACTTAAGGTTAAAAGTTAG
- a CDS encoding DUF58 domain-containing protein encodes MNHSLKKILIKTRRQIFSENIGNNSSLLKGEGYDFLELKEYEYGEDIKNIDWVISAKFKKPYVKVFHAQRELNISIVPILSGSVHFGTKKFKQELITEISTILAYSCIKQSDPFTSYIANEKVNLCTKKSKRHFAVNKMAEEIFNYNSMGKHQNFKNIIDELLLKIKKKSTIFLIGDFFDIKNLDLKVLSRKHEVVVIIVRDKFEESPEVLGNVNLIDPTTNYNFNGNINNSLIEKYKQEVKQNDHLFFEHLQKCAIKSIKIYTHEEPLAKLLRLMQ; translated from the coding sequence ATGAATCACTCTTTAAAAAAAATATTAATCAAAACAAGAAGACAAATCTTTTCAGAAAATATAGGAAATAACTCAAGCTTACTAAAAGGTGAAGGTTATGACTTTTTAGAATTAAAAGAGTATGAATATGGAGAAGATATCAAAAATATAGACTGGGTAATTAGTGCCAAGTTTAAAAAGCCTTATGTAAAAGTATTTCATGCTCAAAGGGAATTAAATATTTCAATAGTTCCTATTTTATCTGGTTCTGTTCATTTTGGAACAAAAAAGTTTAAACAAGAACTTATTACTGAAATATCTACAATATTAGCTTACTCTTGTATTAAGCAAAGTGACCCTTTTACTTCTTATATTGCAAATGAAAAAGTGAACCTTTGTACTAAAAAATCAAAAAGACATTTTGCTGTAAATAAAATGGCTGAAGAGATTTTTAACTACAATAGTATGGGAAAACATCAAAACTTTAAAAATATAATAGATGAACTTTTATTAAAAATTAAAAAAAAATCAACCATTTTTTTAATAGGAGACTTTTTTGATATTAAAAATTTAGATTTAAAAGTTCTTAGTAGAAAACATGAAGTTGTTGTAATAATAGTAAGGGATAAATTTGAAGAATCTCCTGAAGTCTTAGGAAATGTAAATCTTATAGATCCAACAACAAACTATAATTTTAATGGTAATATTAATAATTCACTCATAGAAAAATATAAACAAGAAGTAAAACAAAATGATCACTTATTTTTTGAGCATCTTCAAAAATGTGCTATAAAGTCTATCAAAATATACACTCATGAAGAACCTTTAGCAAAACTATTAAGGCTAATGCAATGA
- a CDS encoding sensor histidine kinase translates to MTKVLTFKHLSFNAKISASLFLLALILISILLALIIPKMQKEAYEKTINEIEKVLSITQEQIKLAGEAIVIQSELETELIKKDIENEIEKLKNKIINSNLDFNEIKMTLKKNKKLNNYYFSIKYKKDVFTNQNSFIYKEHKIKSFDTWQKYNTKYLDRTYSSHIKYYSYSSKIKNYIFSVFCTEEDLNPNHEDFEKKIKKYVQKTFDTTANLHKGKTYLFWLNSKYLEDDSEPLFQKKKSKKEKKYTISNISNVSNIFTGNLTAKQIMQASKKNFVEHKHKNKAAISWVRDLYGDKYKNYTLLLIKTVYKEDLLKNVDSTLKKILPATFIALILALLLAFFLFKRLFKTINTLTYTAKEVNKGNKKIRSLVSGNDDIGNLGRAFDSMLNSFEENIKILDTKVEEKTKELQNSLLEKEILLKEIHHRVKNNLALTISLIKLQENKIKDKNTQTILNDIQERIYTMELLHRKLYESSNLNSICFKEYVENLLEDISYTYDIEKKVEYKIDIEKIVLNIEIAMPCALILNELITNSFKYAFKDNPKPKLEISMKKTEKGTLLLIHKDNGKGLSKQIDLETSETLGLKLINSISKFQLDGQITYSYEKGAVFKIEF, encoded by the coding sequence ATGACAAAAGTTTTAACTTTTAAACATTTATCTTTTAATGCAAAAATTTCAGCTTCTCTTTTTTTACTTGCATTGATTCTAATTTCCATACTCTTGGCTCTTATTATTCCAAAAATGCAAAAAGAAGCTTATGAAAAAACTATTAATGAAATAGAAAAAGTTTTATCAATAACCCAAGAACAAATTAAACTTGCAGGAGAAGCAATTGTTATTCAAAGTGAACTTGAAACAGAACTTATAAAAAAAGATATTGAAAATGAAATTGAAAAATTAAAAAATAAGATTATAAACTCAAACTTAGATTTTAATGAAATAAAAATGACTCTTAAAAAAAATAAAAAGCTGAATAATTACTATTTTTCAATAAAATATAAAAAAGATGTTTTTACAAACCAAAATTCATTTATCTACAAAGAACATAAAATCAAAAGCTTTGATACTTGGCAAAAATATAATACAAAATATTTAGATAGAACATATAGTAGTCATATAAAATATTATTCATATTCAAGCAAAATCAAAAATTATATTTTTAGTGTTTTTTGTACAGAAGAAGACTTAAATCCAAATCATGAAGATTTTGAAAAGAAAATCAAAAAATATGTGCAGAAAACTTTTGATACAACTGCAAACTTACACAAAGGTAAAACATATTTATTTTGGCTTAATTCAAAATATTTAGAAGATGATTCTGAGCCACTATTTCAAAAAAAGAAAAGTAAAAAAGAAAAAAAATACACAATAAGCAATATTTCTAATGTTTCAAATATTTTCACAGGAAATTTAACTGCAAAACAAATAATGCAAGCTAGTAAAAAAAACTTTGTAGAACACAAACATAAAAATAAAGCTGCTATTTCATGGGTAAGAGATTTATATGGAGATAAATATAAAAACTACACTCTTTTATTAATCAAAACTGTATATAAAGAAGATTTATTAAAAAATGTTGATTCCACATTAAAGAAAATTCTTCCTGCTACTTTTATCGCACTAATATTAGCTTTATTATTAGCTTTTTTTCTTTTTAAAAGATTATTTAAAACAATAAACACTCTGACATATACAGCAAAAGAAGTAAATAAAGGTAATAAAAAGATTCGCTCTTTAGTAAGTGGTAATGATGATATTGGGAACCTTGGTCGTGCCTTTGATAGTATGCTAAACTCATTTGAAGAAAATATAAAAATTTTAGATACAAAAGTAGAAGAAAAAACTAAAGAACTTCAGAACTCTTTACTTGAAAAAGAGATATTATTAAAAGAGATTCATCATAGAGTAAAAAATAATCTTGCATTAACAATAAGCTTAATAAAACTTCAAGAAAATAAAATAAAAGATAAAAATACTCAAACAATTTTAAATGATATCCAAGAAAGAATTTATACAATGGAACTACTTCATAGAAAACTTTACGAATCTTCAAATTTAAACTCTATTTGCTTTAAAGAGTATGTAGAAAACTTACTTGAGGATATATCTTATACCTATGATATTGAAAAAAAAGTAGAATATAAAATAGATATTGAAAAGATAGTTTTAAATATAGAAATAGCTATGCCTTGTGCTTTGATTTTAAATGAACTTATTACAAACTCTTTTAAATATGCTTTTAAAGATAATCCTAAACCTAAATTAGAAATTTCCATGAAAAAAACAGAAAAAGGCACTCTTCTTTTAATACATAAAGATAATGGTAAAGGATTAAGCAAACAAATAGATTTAGAAACTTCTGAAACATTAGGTTTAAAACTTATAAACTCTATCTCAAAATTTCAATTAGATGGACAAATAACATATTCATATGAAAAAGGAGCTGTTTTTAAGATTGAGTTTTAA
- the rpsB gene encoding 30S ribosomal protein S2, with the protein MVTMKDLLECGVHFGHQTRRWNPKMKKFIFGVRKNIYIIDLQKTLRYFRYTYNVVRDAAAEGQTMIFVGTKKQASEAVKRAAENCGMPYVNHRWLGGMLTNYGTIKKSIRKLEVIKKMREEGQLDLLTKKEALMLTRKEEKLELYLGGIKEMNKLPDLMFVLDAVKEKIAIKEARRLGIKVVAPLDTNCDPDLVDFPIPGNDDAIRSIQLFCNEMAEAINEGKAALADEAGEEEAPVSSEEAAEVVAEAVAEGETEAVETEETKEA; encoded by the coding sequence ATGGTTACTATGAAAGACCTATTAGAGTGTGGTGTACACTTCGGACACCAAACAAGAAGATGGAATCCAAAAATGAAAAAATTCATTTTCGGTGTTAGAAAGAATATTTATATTATTGACTTACAAAAAACGTTAAGATATTTCAGATATACATACAATGTAGTTAGAGATGCAGCAGCAGAAGGTCAAACAATGATTTTCGTTGGTACTAAAAAACAAGCTAGTGAAGCTGTTAAAAGAGCTGCAGAAAATTGTGGTATGCCATATGTTAACCACAGATGGTTAGGTGGTATGTTAACAAACTACGGAACAATTAAAAAATCTATTAGAAAATTAGAAGTTATTAAAAAGATGAGAGAAGAAGGACAATTAGACCTTCTAACTAAAAAAGAAGCATTAATGCTTACAAGAAAAGAAGAGAAGTTAGAATTATACCTTGGTGGTATCAAAGAAATGAACAAACTTCCTGATTTAATGTTTGTACTTGATGCAGTAAAAGAAAAAATTGCTATTAAAGAAGCTAGAAGACTTGGAATTAAAGTTGTAGCTCCATTAGATACTAACTGTGACCCTGATTTAGTTGATTTCCCAATTCCAGGAAACGATGATGCAATTAGATCAATTCAATTATTCTGCAACGAAATGGCAGAAGCAATTAATGAAGGTAAAGCTGCATTAGCTGACGAAGCTGGTGAAGAAGAAGCACCTGTATCTTCTGAAGAAGCTGCAGAGGTTGTTGCAGAAGCTGTTGCTGAGGGTGAAACTGAAGCAGTTGAAACTGAAGAAACTAAGGAAGCATAA
- a CDS encoding TonB-dependent siderophore receptor has translation MKNYTRYFSSLSLATCLALTNAVANEKDTNSLGEVSIIETTIDSHVKSITSKKLENLQASDIKDILKSMPSVVVDGNARYSQKVYVRGLEDKSSNITIDGARISGQLFHHSGDQTIDAQMLKIGSIELGPNSALSGPGVINGSFVYETKDPSDYLQEDETFGGQVGASYQSAYGRKGFDVAVFSKVNDKLEFVGIGNISDDNKLEIPGVEDIESKESTLKSGLVKLIFKPNNENIFKLSYNKYEDGGDRQLAGEKVGSNSPTVDPHNEISRDSYSLNYNYNPKSDLVNLEAKVYKTTQSLEIEGDNNIDGAYWLWEKGVNQITDEPTMNFENRSKGIDLRNTTFLSNHKITYGASYDNDEQEAIADGLARYVTGPKAGQTVDLSVSGGETKEYALYLEDEIQLDKFLLTFGARYDVHKLSGVYSGRNSQVSPKFKGEYQVTDNLKLRTGYGRIFKGPSLGETMLLVYGVSKNTHHAQAQTGNNFELGFDYDLSNILGADNSSFGFTAYKYNVDNYMHPTKNLKLTNQNDIKIWGIESVFRYTKDDLSLSLSHTYTDGEAEDLATGEKYDHFTSNIHTFKVDADYEVNEQLYLNYNAEFVPGNKIKNSFQTKKEKRSGYGVHNIATTYSLKTLKGAKLSLGIDNIFDKKYTRHTAFGAYWGEPDSGSYEVGRNFKVKLSYKF, from the coding sequence ATGAAAAATTATACTAGATATTTTTCTTCGTTATCATTGGCAACATGCTTGGCTTTAACAAATGCAGTTGCAAATGAAAAAGATACAAATAGCTTAGGAGAAGTTTCAATTATTGAAACAACAATTGATTCACATGTAAAAAGTATTACTTCTAAAAAGCTAGAAAATCTTCAAGCAAGTGATATTAAAGATATTTTAAAATCTATGCCAAGTGTTGTAGTAGATGGAAATGCTAGATATTCTCAAAAAGTTTATGTAAGAGGTTTAGAGGATAAATCTTCAAATATTACAATTGATGGTGCAAGAATCTCAGGACAACTTTTTCATCATTCAGGGGATCAAACTATTGATGCGCAAATGTTAAAAATAGGTTCAATAGAACTTGGACCAAACTCTGCTTTAAGTGGACCAGGGGTTATAAATGGGTCTTTTGTTTATGAAACTAAAGACCCAAGTGATTATTTACAAGAGGATGAAACTTTTGGTGGACAAGTTGGAGCTTCATATCAAAGTGCTTATGGAAGAAAAGGTTTTGATGTAGCAGTTTTTTCTAAGGTTAATGATAAATTAGAATTTGTTGGAATAGGTAATATTTCCGATGATAATAAACTTGAAATTCCAGGGGTGGAAGATATTGAATCAAAAGAGAGCACTTTAAAAAGTGGTTTAGTAAAATTAATTTTTAAACCAAATAATGAAAATATTTTTAAACTATCTTATAATAAATATGAAGATGGTGGAGATAGACAATTAGCAGGGGAGAAAGTGGGTAGTAATTCACCTACTGTTGATCCACATAATGAAATTTCAAGGGATTCATACTCTTTAAATTATAATTATAATCCTAAAAGTGATTTAGTAAATCTTGAAGCAAAAGTTTATAAAACAACTCAATCTTTAGAAATAGAAGGTGATAATAATATCGATGGTGCATATTGGTTATGGGAAAAAGGTGTAAATCAAATAACAGATGAACCAACAATGAATTTTGAAAATAGATCAAAAGGAATTGATTTAAGAAATACTACATTTTTATCTAATCATAAAATTACATATGGTGCAAGTTATGATAATGATGAACAAGAAGCAATTGCAGATGGTTTAGCAAGATATGTTACAGGACCAAAAGCTGGACAAACAGTTGACCTATCAGTTTCAGGAGGAGAAACAAAAGAGTATGCCTTATATTTAGAGGATGAAATACAATTAGATAAATTTCTTTTAACTTTTGGTGCCAGATATGATGTTCATAAATTAAGTGGTGTTTATTCAGGGAGAAACTCTCAAGTATCTCCTAAATTTAAAGGTGAATATCAAGTAACAGATAATTTAAAATTAAGAACTGGTTATGGAAGAATTTTTAAAGGTCCTTCTTTGGGAGAAACTATGCTTCTTGTATATGGTGTTTCAAAAAATACTCATCATGCCCAAGCACAAACTGGTAATAACTTTGAACTTGGATTTGATTATGACTTATCAAATATTTTAGGAGCAGATAACTCAAGTTTTGGCTTTACAGCATATAAGTATAATGTTGATAATTATATGCATCCAACTAAAAACTTAAAATTAACAAATCAAAATGACATAAAAATCTGGGGTATCGAGTCTGTATTTAGATATACAAAAGATGATTTATCTTTAAGTTTAAGTCATACTTATACTGATGGTGAAGCAGAAGACCTAGCAACAGGTGAAAAGTATGATCACTTCACAAGCAATATCCATACTTTTAAAGTTGATGCAGATTATGAAGTAAATGAACAACTATATTTAAACTATAATGCAGAGTTTGTTCCTGGAAATAAAATAAAAAACTCTTTTCAAACAAAAAAAGAAAAAAGATCAGGATATGGAGTACATAACATAGCAACAACATATTCTCTGAAAACTTTAAAAGGTGCAAAGTTAAGTTTAGGAATTGATAATATCTTTGATAAAAAATATACTAGACATACAGCTTTTGGAGCATATTGGGGAGAACCTGATAGTGGTTCTTATGAAGTAGGAAGAAACTTTAAAGTTAAACTTTCTTATAAATTTTAG
- the gmk gene encoding guanylate kinase — protein MDKKGAILILSGPSGCGKSTLLKKVYEQIDDYYFSISTTTRDPREGEKNGVDYFFVKKEEFEEDIKNGQFLEWAEVHGNYYGTSLKPIKKALVEGKLVIFDIDVQGHEIVRKKLDNVVTSVFITTPSLDELEARLKNRNTDSSTVIARRIENAKHEIKSFQKYDYFIENDNLEKASSELISIAKIARIKSKLFEKEELIKNWLGY, from the coding sequence ATGGATAAAAAAGGTGCTATTTTAATACTTTCAGGACCTAGTGGATGTGGAAAATCAACTCTTTTAAAAAAAGTATATGAACAAATAGATGATTACTATTTTTCAATTTCAACAACTACAAGAGACCCAAGAGAGGGTGAAAAAAATGGAGTTGATTATTTCTTTGTAAAAAAAGAAGAGTTTGAAGAAGATATTAAAAATGGTCAATTTTTAGAGTGGGCAGAAGTTCATGGAAATTATTATGGTACATCATTAAAACCTATTAAAAAAGCTTTAGTTGAGGGTAAACTTGTTATCTTTGATATTGATGTCCAAGGACATGAAATAGTAAGAAAAAAGCTTGATAACGTAGTAACTTCAGTATTTATTACAACACCTTCTTTAGATGAGTTAGAAGCAAGACTTAAAAATAGAAATACAGATTCTAGCACTGTTATTGCAAGAAGAATAGAGAATGCAAAACATGAAATAAAATCATTTCAAAAGTATGATTATTTTATTGAAAATGATAATTTAGAAAAAGCAAGCTCTGAATTAATTTCTATTGCTAAAATAGCAAGAATTAAATCAAAACTTTTTGAAAAAGAAGAATTAATTAAGAACTGGTTAGGTTACTAA
- a CDS encoding VWA domain-containing protein, producing MFDYLLSIKFEYPYLLLLILLFVFCSLFCKAKTPTYIVPHLNIFVKNQISTNIFQAVLKYLSIVGLVVALASPYTELKTQLIKNDGIDIVLSLDTSGSMKELGFNPLNPMESRFTVVKDIVKEFIPKRVNDNISIVVFGTSVMMATPLSFDKNAQLEIIDYLDVGVVGDKTALIDSLVSSTNILKSSKAKSKVIILLSDGADNSSTIPLEVALKLLNKYAIKVYTISIANSNKIILNQIATQTNGKSFNANSKEKLNEIYEEINKLEKSKIENNKIILKNYLFFYPLFLAIISLIMLIYMKNRE from the coding sequence ATGTTTGATTATTTACTTTCAATAAAATTTGAATATCCATATCTTTTATTATTGATTTTACTTTTTGTTTTTTGCTCACTTTTTTGTAAAGCAAAAACTCCAACATATATTGTTCCACACTTAAATATTTTTGTTAAAAATCAAATAAGTACAAATATTTTTCAGGCTGTATTAAAATATTTATCTATTGTTGGATTAGTAGTTGCACTTGCATCACCCTATACAGAACTAAAAACCCAACTTATTAAAAATGATGGTATTGATATAGTTCTAAGTTTAGATACAAGTGGTTCTATGAAAGAGCTTGGTTTTAATCCATTAAATCCAATGGAGAGTAGATTTACTGTTGTAAAAGATATTGTAAAAGAGTTTATTCCTAAAAGAGTAAATGACAATATTTCAATTGTAGTTTTTGGAACATCTGTTATGATGGCAACTCCTCTTAGTTTTGATAAAAATGCCCAATTAGAAATAATTGATTATTTAGATGTAGGTGTAGTAGGAGATAAAACTGCACTTATAGATTCTCTTGTTTCCTCAACAAATATTTTGAAATCCTCTAAAGCAAAATCAAAAGTAATAATTTTATTAAGTGATGGAGCAGACAACTCTAGTACTATTCCTTTAGAAGTTGCATTAAAACTTTTAAATAAATATGCAATTAAGGTTTATACTATTAGTATTGCAAATTCAAATAAAATTATTTTAAATCAAATAGCTACACAAACAAATGGAAAATCATTTAATGCAAACTCAAAAGAAAAATTAAATGAAATCTATGAAGAAATTAATAAGCTTGAAAAAAGTAAAATAGAAAATAATAAGATAATATTAAAAAACTATTTATTTTTCTATCCATTATTTTTAGCTATCATATCTTTAATTATGCTAATTTATATGAAAAATAGAGAGTAA
- the tsf gene encoding translation elongation factor Ts yields the protein MAGATPKLIKELREKSGAGMLDCKKALNECDGNIEEAQTWLREQGLAKAAKKSGNVAAEGLVSILVNEDNTKATMTELNSQTDFVAKNDQFIALTKQITTHAQVNNLNDAEALAGSSIDGQEFTTFLNEKIAVIGENLVARKVINVEGPVVNGYVHMGKVGVILAAKCDDAAKEKTAELLKKVAMHAASMKPTVISYTDLDPAFIESENKAIIADIEKENEELVRLGKPLKNIPQFVSKQQLTEDAVEAARNEMKEELIAQGKPEKIIDNIVAGKINRWIEDNSQLDKTHALLSQTYVMDDSMTVEEAIKAVDASIEIVEYVRFELGEGIEKKEEDFAAEVAAQMGN from the coding sequence ATGGCAGGAGCAACTCCAAAACTAATTAAAGAATTAAGAGAAAAATCTGGTGCAGGTATGCTTGATTGTAAAAAAGCATTAAATGAGTGTGATGGAAACATTGAAGAAGCACAAACTTGGTTAAGAGAACAAGGTCTTGCAAAAGCTGCTAAAAAATCAGGTAATGTTGCTGCTGAAGGTTTAGTATCTATCTTAGTTAATGAAGATAATACTAAAGCTACAATGACTGAACTTAACTCACAAACTGACTTCGTTGCTAAAAATGATCAGTTTATTGCGTTAACTAAGCAAATTACAACTCACGCACAAGTAAATAACTTAAATGATGCAGAAGCTTTAGCAGGATCTTCAATTGATGGTCAAGAGTTTACTACATTCTTAAATGAAAAAATTGCAGTTATCGGTGAAAACTTAGTTGCAAGAAAAGTTATCAATGTTGAAGGACCAGTTGTTAATGGTTATGTTCACATGGGTAAAGTTGGTGTTATTTTAGCTGCAAAATGTGATGATGCTGCAAAAGAAAAAACTGCTGAATTACTTAAAAAAGTTGCAATGCACGCAGCTTCTATGAAGCCAACAGTAATTTCTTATACAGATTTAGACCCAGCATTCATCGAATCTGAAAATAAAGCAATTATTGCTGATATTGAAAAAGAGAATGAAGAGTTAGTTAGACTTGGTAAACCTCTTAAAAACATTCCTCAGTTTGTTTCTAAACAACAATTAACTGAAGATGCAGTTGAAGCTGCAAGAAATGAAATGAAAGAAGAGTTAATCGCTCAAGGTAAACCTGAAAAAATTATTGACAACATTGTTGCTGGTAAAATTAACAGATGGATTGAAGATAACTCTCAATTAGATAAAACACATGCATTATTATCTCAAACTTATGTTATGGATGATTCAATGACTGTTGAAGAAGCTATTAAAGCTGTTGACGCATCAATTGAAATCGTTGAGTATGTAAGATTCGAGCTTGGTGAAGGTATCGAAAAGAAAGAAGAAGATTTCGCTGCTGAAGTAGCTGCTCAAATGGGTAACTAA
- a CDS encoding ABC transporter ATP-binding protein, which yields MGEKVENNSPIAEQKPNLLDAKNISHEFDYKLFENITFSIQPKESISIIGMSGSGKSTLLNILSSLLTPKSGEIIYNNKNLYDLKKKELLNIRREDFGIIFQAHYLFRGFSASDNLKIATLLSGNDVDQELLKKLNIEFVLKQSVGELSGGQQQRLSIARVLTKKPKIIFADEPTGNLDKDTAQIVMDTLFEYIKENNAALVLVTHENDLAKQCDKVYKLENLQLKELK from the coding sequence ATGGGTGAAAAAGTAGAAAACAATTCACCCATTGCTGAACAAAAACCTAACTTGCTTGACGCAAAAAATATTTCCCACGAATTTGATTATAAACTTTTTGAAAATATAACTTTCTCAATACAGCCAAAAGAATCAATCTCTATTATTGGTATGAGTGGAAGTGGAAAATCAACTTTACTTAATATTTTATCCTCTTTATTAACCCCTAAATCAGGTGAAATTATTTACAATAATAAAAATCTATATGATTTAAAGAAAAAAGAACTTTTAAATATAAGAAGAGAAGATTTTGGTATAATATTTCAAGCGCATTATTTGTTTCGTGGTTTTTCTGCAAGTGATAATTTAAAAATAGCTACACTACTAAGTGGAAATGATGTAGACCAAGAGCTTTTAAAAAAGCTAAATATTGAGTTTGTATTAAAACAAAGTGTAGGAGAGTTAAGTGGGGGACAACAACAAAGACTCTCAATTGCAAGGGTTTTAACTAAAAAACCTAAAATTATATTTGCAGATGAACCAACTGGTAACTTAGATAAAGATACAGCTCAAATAGTTATGGACACGCTTTTTGAGTATATTAAAGAAAATAATGCTGCCTTAGTTTTAGTAACACATGAAAATGATTTAGCTAAGCAGTGTGATAAAGTATATAAACTAGAAAATCTTCAATTAAAGGAGTTGAAATAA
- a CDS encoding MoxR family ATPase translates to MSLQNKVLSVKEELSKVIVGQSEMIDALLIGLFTNGHILLEGVPGLAKTTTVKTLADIISLNFKRVQFTPDLLPSDIIGAQIYDMKTSEFKIKKGPVFTNLLLADEINRAPAKVQSALLEVMQERQVTIAEDSFKIDSPFLVLATQNPIEQEGAYTLPEAQLDRFMFKIVVGYNTKQEEFEIAKKVTSGENIELNKILDKETLEEIKKEVSNIHIDEELEKYIVDIVCATREPKEYDLEDIADYIQFGASPRATIDMFKAVKAMAFIRGNDFVSPVDIALVVKNILRHRIILSYEAEAMQISTDELIQKIMEKIQIP, encoded by the coding sequence TTGAGTTTACAAAATAAAGTATTAAGTGTAAAAGAAGAACTTTCAAAAGTTATTGTAGGTCAAAGTGAAATGATTGATGCCTTATTAATAGGTCTTTTTACAAATGGTCATATTCTTTTAGAAGGTGTTCCAGGTCTTGCTAAAACAACTACTGTTAAAACTTTAGCAGATATTATTAGCTTAAACTTTAAAAGAGTTCAATTTACTCCTGACTTACTTCCAAGTGATATCATTGGTGCACAAATTTATGATATGAAAACAAGTGAATTTAAAATAAAAAAAGGTCCTGTTTTTACAAACCTTTTACTTGCTGATGAGATAAATAGAGCTCCTGCAAAAGTTCAATCAGCATTACTTGAGGTGATGCAAGAAAGACAAGTAACAATTGCAGAAGATAGTTTTAAAATTGATTCTCCTTTTTTAGTTCTTGCAACTCAAAACCCAATTGAGCAAGAAGGTGCTTATACACTTCCAGAAGCTCAACTAGATAGATTTATGTTTAAAATTGTAGTTGGGTATAACACAAAGCAAGAAGAGTTTGAAATAGCGAAAAAAGTAACTTCAGGTGAAAATATTGAACTAAATAAGATATTAGATAAAGAAACTCTTGAAGAGATTAAAAAAGAGGTTTCAAATATTCATATTGATGAGGAATTAGAAAAATATATAGTAGATATTGTTTGTGCAACAAGAGAACCTAAAGAGTATGATTTAGAAGATATAGCTGATTATATTCAATTTGGAGCAAGTCCAAGGGCAACTATTGATATGTTTAAAGCAGTAAAAGCAATGGCATTTATTAGAGGAAATGATTTTGTAAGCCCTGTTGATATTGCTCTTGTAGTAAAAAATATTTTAAGACACAGAATTATTTTATCCTATGAGGCAGAAGCAATGCAAATCTCAACAGATGAGTTAATTCAAAAAATAATGGAAAAAATACAAATCCCATAA